A region from the uncultured Macellibacteroides sp. genome encodes:
- a CDS encoding two-component regulator propeller domain-containing protein: MDVSGYRFHTIPVSPYYHGIQSIAKDSIGRIWYSGQGTLFMYDGNAFYQMDDRISSHSPELSWAFGELWVDCDKRLFVSTNHGLFLFDYASLEFNKISEGVISSLVQDSNRVLWIKKGDVIETFSFKKGFKSQRYKLPSSFDTAVLSSLEGNMFLSTRNGKIYKLKSLISKPELFIDLGEGKGFIRQLVKYNKEYFILTENEGLFRADERGRITRSYPFLYKENQSINAKKLYVDSKGVLWVGTQLGLFLLDLKTDEMVTLLANPADRYSLPHNSIWSIYPDPDGGVWIGTYGGKLAYMSFDDNRVVFKSFSKGGLNSPIVSCFEEDKSGNIWIGTEGGGINCWNRRRNEYLYYTQSLSNGINYNLIKSLLFDSKKRKILISSFNGGISEYNTETKKFEDLKLYHPSRPGRYLSVYNFAMEADSGIWLNATTDGLFYKDLKTNRISRIVPKQNGKDIILPEVESVYRDVKNRLWLFTHRGAYIMDVRTHKVLDHHLINDSNYSVNQLICFTVDSDSNVWIGTMGGGVNLLSRDGTYKNFRNREGFSAHTVFAIQEDNARENIWFSTNDGIWFYNKLLHKFRKIHCAETDLCGSFYPRASFKTSKGELLFGGTNGFILFDPQTIRETNKKSNVFFTGFFINNTRVIPGKANSPLTEDISVIGNRKEENKWINLSYKQSNVEIQFSTDSYVKSDKEQLACRLVGASEEWLLLPLTKNSIRYANLPPGSYRFEVKVVARDEVSDGRVTSLCFRINPPPWLSAWAYLVYGCIVAGIIYLVFMYLSNKKNFRHNLEMEKLEKKRIRDLIDLRVNFFTNISHELKTPLTLIIDPLKRLAQTLTPDHPAMNYTKLITKNVIRIQRLVNQLLQFREIESNTIRPCPSSGDLILYVSELFNMFIPLAEGKYIITQVDSYCDKLLVSFDHELIEKIFSNLFSNAIKYTPEGESISFRIYKSTADEVAHLSDIETFDSEMFCVSFELINTGTEISPDQAARLFKPFSRSSSQKQLEEFSSGLGLSIVKELVNLLGGTISLLSRTGEVCFQLTLPVQQALFDPLAVDKCKTTGLSYEYAKMEVIHLDVNEEEVGDDKKDSRNINKLLIIEDDDDLRNYLKTQLSCSFRVYTAKNGLEGIALAKKISLQIILTDIMMPGADGYDVCDTLRGDIKTSHIPIIVMSGLGGADQKIKALKKGADVFIEKQFDTDYLEQQINNLIDSRNKMRELYSKKYTPEPSNITITSMDEELMNKAVTFVEGNIQNPEYDVEMFVSDMGISRTLLYRKINDITHMTIKEFILDMRLKRSKQLLEKSEYTIAEIALLCGFNDSKYFSTCFKKHYSMVPSDYRKQATSIS; encoded by the coding sequence ATGGATGTTTCCGGCTATCGTTTTCATACGATTCCTGTTTCACCTTATTACCACGGAATTCAGAGTATTGCGAAAGATAGTATTGGCCGCATCTGGTATAGCGGACAGGGTACGTTATTTATGTACGACGGAAATGCTTTTTATCAGATGGACGACCGGATTTCATCTCATTCGCCTGAACTGTCGTGGGCGTTCGGCGAATTGTGGGTGGATTGTGATAAGAGGTTATTCGTTTCCACGAATCATGGCTTATTCCTTTTTGATTATGCTTCGCTGGAGTTCAACAAGATTTCGGAGGGAGTGATTAGTTCTTTGGTGCAGGATTCTAACAGGGTTTTGTGGATCAAAAAAGGAGATGTAATTGAAACCTTCTCTTTCAAAAAGGGATTTAAATCACAGCGCTATAAACTGCCTTCGTCTTTTGATACGGCAGTTCTTAGTAGTCTCGAAGGAAATATGTTTTTAAGTACTCGCAATGGTAAGATATATAAACTGAAAAGTCTTATATCAAAACCTGAACTGTTTATTGACCTGGGAGAGGGGAAGGGATTTATCCGTCAGCTTGTAAAATACAATAAGGAGTATTTTATTCTTACCGAAAACGAAGGTTTGTTCAGAGCGGACGAGCGTGGACGGATTACCCGATCGTATCCTTTTCTTTATAAGGAAAATCAATCGATAAATGCGAAAAAATTATACGTGGATTCAAAGGGCGTTCTATGGGTAGGGACTCAATTAGGACTTTTTTTGCTGGATCTTAAGACAGACGAAATGGTTACTTTGCTTGCCAATCCTGCCGACAGATATTCGCTGCCTCATAATTCTATTTGGTCTATTTATCCCGATCCGGATGGAGGGGTATGGATTGGAACGTACGGAGGAAAGCTGGCTTATATGTCTTTTGATGATAATCGGGTTGTATTCAAATCTTTTTCTAAAGGTGGATTAAACAGTCCCATAGTAAGTTGCTTTGAAGAAGATAAATCCGGGAATATCTGGATTGGGACAGAAGGTGGCGGAATAAATTGTTGGAATCGCCGAAGGAATGAATATTTGTATTATACGCAGTCGTTGTCCAACGGCATAAACTATAATCTGATCAAGTCCCTGTTGTTTGATTCGAAAAAGAGAAAAATACTGATTTCTTCATTCAACGGTGGTATAAGTGAGTACAACACAGAAACAAAAAAATTTGAAGACTTAAAATTATATCATCCATCCCGACCGGGACGATACCTGAGTGTATACAATTTCGCAATGGAGGCCGATTCGGGAATCTGGCTGAATGCTACGACAGACGGGCTGTTTTATAAGGATTTGAAAACAAATCGGATAAGCCGGATTGTTCCAAAACAAAATGGGAAAGATATTATTTTGCCGGAAGTGGAATCAGTATACAGGGATGTGAAAAATCGTCTCTGGTTGTTTACACACCGGGGGGCCTACATTATGGATGTACGTACGCATAAAGTATTGGATCATCACCTAATCAATGATTCAAACTATTCTGTAAACCAGCTGATCTGTTTTACGGTTGATTCCGATTCGAACGTATGGATTGGAACGATGGGCGGCGGCGTAAATCTTTTATCGAGGGATGGTACATATAAAAACTTCCGAAACCGGGAGGGGTTTAGCGCGCATACTGTTTTTGCCATCCAGGAGGATAATGCCCGCGAGAATATCTGGTTTAGCACAAATGATGGAATCTGGTTTTACAATAAGTTGTTACATAAATTCAGGAAGATTCATTGCGCCGAAACAGACTTGTGCGGCTCGTTCTATCCCCGCGCAAGCTTCAAGACAAGCAAAGGTGAATTGCTTTTTGGTGGAACAAATGGATTTATTCTCTTCGATCCGCAGACAATCAGGGAGACGAATAAGAAGAGTAATGTCTTTTTTACCGGTTTCTTTATAAATAACACGCGAGTGATACCGGGAAAAGCCAATTCTCCTCTGACGGAAGATATATCCGTTATCGGAAACAGAAAAGAGGAGAACAAGTGGATAAATCTTTCCTATAAGCAGTCTAATGTTGAGATTCAGTTTTCGACAGATAGTTATGTAAAATCCGACAAAGAGCAGCTTGCATGCCGGTTGGTGGGGGCTTCGGAGGAATGGTTGCTTTTGCCGTTGACTAAGAATAGCATCCGTTATGCCAATCTCCCTCCGGGGTCGTATAGGTTCGAGGTTAAAGTGGTGGCCCGCGATGAGGTGAGCGATGGAAGGGTAACCTCTCTCTGCTTTAGAATAAATCCTCCTCCCTGGCTCTCTGCATGGGCGTATTTGGTGTATGGGTGTATTGTTGCCGGGATTATCTATCTGGTGTTTATGTACTTGTCCAATAAAAAGAATTTTAGGCATAACCTGGAGATGGAAAAGCTGGAAAAGAAGCGTATCCGCGATCTGATTGACCTGCGTGTAAACTTTTTTACCAATATTTCGCACGAACTGAAAACTCCGCTTACTTTGATTATTGATCCATTGAAGCGATTGGCGCAAACCCTGACTCCGGATCATCCGGCCATGAATTATACGAAATTGATAACAAAGAACGTAATACGAATTCAGCGTCTGGTTAATCAGCTGTTGCAGTTCAGGGAAATAGAAAGCAATACCATCAGGCCTTGTCCGTCGTCGGGCGATTTGATTCTTTACGTATCGGAACTGTTTAACATGTTTATACCTCTTGCCGAAGGAAAGTATATCATTACGCAGGTTGATTCGTACTGCGACAAACTATTGGTTTCGTTCGACCATGAGCTGATTGAAAAGATATTCTCGAACCTGTTTTCCAATGCGATTAAATATACGCCTGAAGGTGAATCTATTAGTTTCAGAATTTATAAATCAACAGCTGATGAAGTGGCTCATTTATCCGATATAGAAACATTTGATTCGGAGATGTTCTGTGTTTCGTTCGAACTGATTAATACCGGTACAGAGATTAGCCCCGATCAGGCAGCTCGCCTTTTCAAACCTTTTTCCCGGTCTTCATCACAAAAGCAACTGGAGGAATTCAGTTCCGGGCTGGGTTTGTCTATTGTTAAAGAGTTAGTAAACCTGTTGGGTGGAACAATCTCACTGCTTTCACGTACAGGGGAGGTGTGCTTTCAATTAACCTTGCCTGTACAGCAAGCACTGTTTGATCCGCTGGCGGTGGACAAGTGTAAAACGACGGGTCTTTCTTATGAGTATGCCAAAATGGAAGTAATTCATCTGGATGTAAATGAGGAGGAGGTTGGAGATGATAAAAAAGACAGCCGTAATATTAATAAATTGCTGATTATTGAAGATGATGATGATTTAAGAAATTATCTTAAAACTCAATTGTCGTGTAGCTTCCGTGTTTATACGGCAAAAAATGGGTTGGAGGGCATTGCCTTGGCAAAAAAAATAAGTTTGCAGATTATTCTTACAGATATTATGATGCCCGGGGCGGATGGATATGATGTGTGCGATACGTTGAGAGGAGATATTAAAACCAGTCACATTCCAATTATTGTTATGTCTGGTCTCGGTGGGGCGGACCAAAAGATAAAGGCATTAAAGAAAGGGGCTGATGTATTTATTGAAAAACAATTTGATACAGATTATCTGGAACAGCAAATAAACAACCTAATAGATTCTCGGAATAAGATGAGGGAGTTGTATAGTAAAAAGTATACACCCGAACCTTCAAATATTACAATAACATCTATGGATGAAGAGCTGATGAACAAGGCGGTTACTTTTGTGGAGGGTAATATTCAGAATCCCGAATACGACGTTGAGATGTTTGTTTCGGACATGGGTATAAGTCGTACACTGCTGTACCGGAAGATTAATGACATTACACATATGACCATCAAAGAGTTTATCTTGGATATGCGACTGAAGCGTAGCAAGCAATTGCTGGAAAAATCTGAATATACCATTGCTGAGATTGCTTTGCTTTGCGGTTTTAATGACTCAAAATATTTTAGTACCTGCTTTAAAAAGCATTACAGTATGGTTCCGTCCGATTATAGAAAACAGGCTACATCTATATCTTAG
- a CDS encoding thymidylate synthase: MKQYLSLLERVLSEGVKKEDRTGTGTLSVFGHQMRFDMSEGFPLLTTKKLHLKSIIYELLWFLKGDTNAKYLQDHGVRIWNEWADANGDLGHIYGYQWRSWPDYKGGSVDQISEAVHAIMHNPDSRRIIVSAWNVGDLDNMNLPPCHAFFQFYVANGKLSLQLYQRSADIFLGVPFNIASYAMLLQMMAQVTGLQAGDFVHTLGDAHIYSNHIEQVKLQLSREPRKLPRMEINPDVKSIFDFSFEDFQLIGYDPHPHIKGEVAI; encoded by the coding sequence ATGAAACAGTACTTATCATTACTGGAAAGGGTTTTGTCTGAAGGAGTTAAGAAAGAAGACCGTACAGGTACAGGAACTTTGAGTGTGTTTGGTCATCAGATGAGGTTTGATATGTCGGAGGGATTCCCTTTGCTTACAACCAAGAAACTACATCTGAAATCCATCATTTATGAGTTACTATGGTTTTTAAAAGGAGATACCAATGCAAAGTATCTTCAGGATCATGGTGTTCGTATCTGGAATGAATGGGCAGACGCCAATGGCGACTTAGGCCATATCTACGGATATCAATGGCGTTCCTGGCCCGACTACAAAGGAGGATCGGTAGACCAGATTAGCGAAGCCGTTCATGCAATTATGCATAATCCCGATTCACGCCGCATTATTGTCAGCGCATGGAACGTAGGCGATTTGGACAATATGAATCTGCCTCCCTGCCATGCATTCTTCCAATTCTATGTAGCAAACGGAAAGTTAAGCCTGCAACTCTATCAGCGAAGCGCCGACATATTTCTTGGCGTACCATTTAATATAGCATCGTATGCCATGTTACTTCAGATGATGGCACAGGTAACCGGCCTTCAGGCAGGCGACTTTGTGCATACCCTGGGCGACGCTCATATCTACAGCAATCATATTGAGCAGGTTAAATTACAACTCTCGCGTGAGCCGCGCAAGCTGCCCCGGATGGAAATCAACCCTGATGTAAAAAGCATTTTTGACTTTAGCTTTGAAGACTTTCAACTAATTGGATACGATCCACATCCCCATATAAAGGGCGAAGTGGCCATTTGA
- a CDS encoding ISAs1 family transposase, with the protein MTLLAFASSIEDYRFDRNKVHSAETIIYITLAAVICGAETWNEIEDFGRCKIDFFSRTIPSFNGIPSHDTFNRFFTVLDSTYFENQFREWVKCICGKYKGVVAIDGKTICGAYESEEAKLLRGTYLKPSSPQYKLHMVSAWAADNGISLGQIKTEEKSNEITAIPELLEALDIKECIITIDAMGCQKTIASKIIEKEADYVLAVKNNHKHLYRKIKHFFTIWRAEKPNRVSVYENTETGHGRLEKRTCIVCDNLYWLNANDYTQWAGLKTFVCVLTERTIPGENGPRKQKETRYYISSLVLDAELIANSVRKHWSVENNLHWQLDVSFNEDYGRKKNNAAVNFSLVSKTALSMLKHYESKSSIARKRKTAGWSDDVLQGILSVDKF; encoded by the coding sequence ATGACATTGCTTGCATTTGCTTCAAGTATTGAAGACTATCGTTTTGACAGGAATAAAGTTCATTCAGCCGAAACTATTATTTATATTACGTTAGCTGCCGTTATTTGTGGGGCCGAGACATGGAACGAAATAGAGGATTTCGGTCGGTGTAAAATTGATTTTTTCTCTCGCACTATTCCTTCTTTTAATGGAATACCCTCACATGATACTTTTAACCGATTTTTCACAGTATTGGATTCCACCTATTTTGAAAATCAATTCAGAGAATGGGTTAAGTGTATTTGTGGAAAGTATAAAGGAGTGGTTGCTATTGACGGCAAAACAATATGCGGAGCATATGAGTCTGAAGAGGCTAAATTGTTGCGAGGTACCTACCTAAAACCCTCGAGCCCCCAATACAAACTTCACATGGTAAGTGCCTGGGCCGCTGACAATGGAATAAGCCTTGGACAAATCAAAACAGAGGAAAAATCGAATGAAATTACCGCTATCCCCGAACTATTAGAGGCATTAGATATTAAAGAGTGTATAATCACTATTGATGCTATGGGATGTCAAAAGACTATAGCATCTAAAATAATAGAAAAAGAAGCAGATTACGTTTTGGCTGTTAAAAACAACCATAAGCATTTATATAGAAAAATCAAACATTTTTTCACCATTTGGAGAGCTGAGAAGCCTAACCGGGTAAGTGTTTACGAGAATACCGAGACTGGACATGGCCGTTTGGAAAAAAGAACTTGCATAGTCTGTGACAATCTATACTGGTTAAATGCTAACGATTACACCCAATGGGCTGGATTAAAAACATTTGTCTGTGTGCTTACGGAACGTACCATTCCCGGCGAAAATGGACCTCGTAAACAAAAAGAAACCAGATACTATATTTCTTCATTAGTTTTGGATGCTGAATTAATTGCTAATTCAGTCCGAAAACATTGGTCTGTTGAAAATAATTTACATTGGCAGTTGGATGTCTCGTTTAATGAAGATTACGGACGAAAGAAGAACAATGCCGCTGTAAACTTTTCTCTTGTCTCAAAAACAGCTTTATCTATGTTAAAGCACTATGAAAGCAAAAGTAGTATTGCTCGCAAAAGAAAAACAGCCGGATGGTCTGACGACGTTCTGCAAGGCATACTTTCTGTGGATAAATTTTAA
- a CDS encoding dihydrofolate reductase, whose translation MSTISIIAAIADNNAIGKNQQLLWSLPYDMKRFKGLTTGHAVVMGRKTFESLPKGALPNRKNVILTTLPEALFVNSFAVESMHDALNLCEHEDEVFMIGGAMVYKQALKIADKMYLTLVHHTFEDADTFFPEVDYNEWTETEREDFPADDKHAYPYTFVTYIRKK comes from the coding sequence ATGAGTACGATTTCAATTATAGCAGCGATTGCAGATAATAATGCAATTGGAAAGAATCAGCAATTATTGTGGAGTTTGCCGTATGACATGAAACGATTTAAAGGTTTAACTACAGGCCATGCTGTTGTGATGGGACGTAAAACATTCGAATCTCTGCCTAAAGGCGCCCTTCCCAACCGGAAGAATGTTATTCTTACTACGTTGCCCGAGGCATTGTTTGTGAATAGTTTTGCCGTCGAATCAATGCACGACGCACTGAATCTTTGTGAACACGAAGACGAAGTATTCATGATTGGAGGAGCTATGGTTTACAAACAAGCTCTTAAAATTGCCGACAAGATGTATCTTACCCTTGTGCACCATACATTTGAGGATGCTGATACTTTCTTTCCTGAAGTAGATTACAATGAATGGACAGAAACAGAACGCGAGGACTTCCCTGCCGACGACAAACACGCCTATCCATACACCTTCGTTACGTACATCAGGAAGAAATAA
- the dnaG gene encoding DNA primase — translation MIDQPTIDRILDASNIVDVVSEFVTLRKRGVNYVGLCPFHSDKSPSFYVSPSKNICKCFACGEGGTAVHFIMKHEQLSYFDALRVLAKKYNIDIQERELTDAEKQVKNDRESMLIVNSFAQKYFSSMLYEHMEGKNIGLRYFAERGFREDIIRKFQLGYSLEQRDAFFLEATKSGYRKEFLEKTGLVIAYDNGSVADRFRGRVIFPVHTLSGKVVAFGGRVLKKDEKTAKYMNSPESEIYHKSNELYGIYFAKQAIVKADRCFLVEGYTDVISMHQAGIENVVASSGTALTQGQIRLIHRFTNNITVLYDGDAAGIKAALRGIDLLLEEGMNIKVVLLPDGEDPDSFARKQNATQFGEFIQEHETDFIRFKTRLLLDDAGGDPIKRSNLISDIVRTVAIIPDNIARSVYIRECSSMLEIDERVLLNEVNNLKLSKDEKRGGVAPVQDVPVTAIPDYPPLPEYMDEAFPPDAPAFPPEDYRPEEADVQMQQQPVVPPKRVLSSPYEVYEIALLRYVVRYGECVLYDYVDTESGQQVIIKVAQYIKYSLEEDDLSFMNPLFKKMLEAAAEGCATEGFIASRYFLSHSDQVISRLAANLLSDKYHLSKYHTKYRELEEEKDRLVQVVLRDLYGLKDAYIHQRIKDVQTKIKEAQIERNMDKTMELMQELTKLNEIKSVLSKEIGERIILKM, via the coding sequence ATGATAGACCAACCTACAATAGACAGAATACTGGATGCGTCGAACATCGTTGACGTGGTATCCGAATTCGTGACTCTTCGGAAACGGGGCGTGAATTATGTAGGGCTGTGTCCGTTTCACTCCGACAAATCTCCTTCGTTTTACGTTTCGCCTTCCAAAAACATTTGCAAATGTTTTGCATGTGGCGAAGGAGGTACTGCTGTGCACTTTATAATGAAGCACGAGCAGCTGAGTTACTTCGACGCCCTGCGGGTTCTGGCTAAGAAATACAATATAGATATTCAGGAACGCGAACTTACTGATGCCGAAAAGCAGGTTAAGAACGATCGCGAAAGTATGCTGATTGTAAACAGTTTTGCCCAAAAGTATTTTTCGTCGATGTTGTACGAGCACATGGAAGGAAAGAATATAGGGCTTCGTTACTTTGCCGAACGGGGTTTTAGAGAGGACATTATACGTAAATTCCAATTGGGATACAGTCTGGAACAACGGGATGCATTCTTTTTGGAGGCAACAAAAAGCGGATATAGAAAGGAATTTCTGGAAAAAACCGGTCTTGTTATCGCTTATGATAACGGAAGTGTGGCGGATCGTTTCCGTGGCCGAGTGATTTTTCCGGTTCATACGCTGAGCGGTAAAGTAGTTGCTTTTGGGGGTCGTGTACTTAAGAAGGACGAAAAAACGGCCAAATACATGAACTCTCCCGAAAGTGAAATTTATCATAAAAGCAACGAGCTATACGGGATATACTTCGCTAAGCAGGCCATTGTAAAAGCGGATCGTTGCTTTTTGGTGGAAGGTTATACGGATGTAATCTCAATGCATCAGGCTGGAATCGAAAACGTGGTGGCTTCGTCGGGAACAGCCCTTACTCAAGGACAGATCCGATTGATACACCGGTTTACAAACAATATTACTGTATTGTACGACGGCGATGCAGCCGGGATTAAAGCCGCTTTGAGGGGTATAGATCTGTTGTTGGAGGAAGGGATGAACATCAAGGTAGTGTTGCTTCCTGATGGAGAAGACCCCGACTCTTTCGCCCGGAAACAGAATGCAACGCAGTTTGGCGAGTTTATTCAGGAGCACGAAACCGACTTTATCCGGTTTAAGACCCGCTTGTTGCTGGACGATGCCGGGGGTGATCCGATAAAACGTTCGAACCTGATTTCGGATATTGTTCGTACCGTTGCCATTATTCCGGACAATATCGCGCGTTCGGTTTATATTCGCGAATGTAGTTCCATGCTGGAAATTGATGAACGGGTATTGCTGAACGAGGTTAACAATCTAAAACTTTCTAAAGACGAGAAACGGGGCGGAGTTGCTCCTGTTCAGGATGTGCCTGTTACGGCCATTCCGGATTACCCGCCCTTGCCCGAATATATGGACGAGGCGTTCCCGCCGGACGCTCCTGCCTTTCCTCCGGAAGACTACAGACCGGAAGAAGCCGATGTGCAGATGCAGCAACAACCGGTTGTTCCGCCCAAAAGGGTTCTCTCTTCCCCTTACGAAGTCTACGAGATTGCTTTGCTTCGGTACGTGGTTCGTTACGGCGAGTGTGTGTTGTACGACTACGTTGATACCGAATCCGGCCAGCAAGTAATTATTAAAGTGGCACAGTATATTAAGTATAGTCTGGAGGAAGATGATCTTTCTTTCATGAACCCTTTGTTTAAAAAGATGCTTGAAGCTGCTGCCGAAGGGTGTGCTACCGAGGGATTTATTGCTTCGCGCTATTTCCTGAGCCACTCCGACCAGGTTATAAGCCGTTTGGCCGCCAATCTGTTAAGCGATAAATATCATTTGAGCAAGTATCATACTAAATACCGGGAGCTTGAAGAAGAGAAAGACCGTTTGGTACAGGTAGTGTTACGGGATTTATACGGACTGAAAGATGCTTATATCCATCAACGGATTAAGGATGTTCAGACAAAAATAAAGGAAGCTCAGATAGAACGAAATATGGATAAAACCATGGAGCTGATGCAGGAATTGACAAAATTAAACGAGATCAAGAGCGTTCTTTCAAAAGAAATTGGCGAAAGAATCATACTAAAAATGTAA
- a CDS encoding aldose epimerase family protein has translation MKKLLLTALAACTLFACSEKKEEATLSGLLKSNFVTEVNGKPTALYVLKNKAGMEACITNYGGRLVSLMAPDKNGKMTDVVLGYDSIADYLKSDGNFGALIGRYGNRIAQGKFTLDSVTYQLPQNNNGHCLHGGPQGYHTQLWDAKQLNDQSVELTYLSKDGEAGFPGNLNIKVTYTLTDDNAIEIAYEAETDKATVVNLTNHSYFNLSGVPGSTILDHDIMINADTYTPVDSLLIPTSETPLVEGTPMDLRTPIAIGAQIDSTYDQLVKGRGYDHNWILNTKGDIKVLAAKATSPVSGISLEVYTNEPGIQFYTGNFMTGEDKGKQGTVYPHRGAICLETQHFPDSPNQPTFPSTVLRPGEKYQSKCIYKLVVNK, from the coding sequence ATGAAAAAACTTTTATTGACTGCTCTTGCTGCGTGTACGTTGTTCGCATGCTCGGAAAAGAAAGAAGAAGCAACTCTTTCGGGTTTATTAAAATCTAATTTTGTTACTGAAGTTAACGGGAAGCCCACTGCTTTATACGTGCTGAAAAACAAAGCCGGCATGGAGGCATGTATTACCAATTACGGCGGACGTTTGGTTTCTCTTATGGCTCCCGACAAGAACGGGAAGATGACCGACGTAGTACTCGGTTACGACAGCATTGCCGATTACCTGAAATCGGATGGTAACTTCGGCGCCCTTATCGGTCGCTACGGCAACCGTATCGCTCAAGGTAAATTTACGCTCGACAGTGTAACGTATCAGCTACCTCAAAATAACAATGGTCATTGCCTTCATGGTGGTCCGCAGGGTTATCACACTCAGCTTTGGGATGCCAAGCAGCTAAACGATCAGTCGGTAGAGCTTACTTACCTCTCGAAAGACGGTGAAGCCGGATTCCCTGGCAACCTGAATATCAAGGTTACTTATACACTTACTGACGACAATGCCATCGAAATTGCTTACGAAGCAGAAACCGACAAGGCTACGGTTGTTAATCTTACTAACCACAGCTACTTCAATTTGTCGGGTGTACCCGGATCTACTATCCTTGATCATGATATCATGATTAACGCCGACACGTATACTCCGGTCGACAGCCTGCTTATTCCTACATCCGAAACTCCTTTGGTTGAAGGTACTCCAATGGATCTTCGTACTCCGATTGCCATTGGTGCACAGATTGATTCTACTTACGATCAGCTGGTAAAAGGTCGTGGTTACGATCACAACTGGATTCTTAATACAAAAGGTGATATAAAGGTGTTGGCTGCCAAAGCAACAAGTCCTGTAAGCGGCATTTCGTTGGAAGTTTATACAAACGAACCGGGTATCCAGTTCTATACCGGTAATTTTATGACTGGTGAAGATAAAGGCAAACAAGGTACTGTTTATCCTCACAGGGGTGCTATTTGTCTGGAAACTCAACATTTCCCTGATAGCCCAAATCAACCAACATTCCCTTCAACGGTTTTACGTCCGGGAGAAAAATACCAGAGCAAGTGTATCTACAAACTTGTGGTTAATAAATAA
- a CDS encoding TlpA disulfide reductase family protein has protein sequence MKKIFLMTMLAMLVLGVKAQDSNDDIVKVGEVMPSFSIVSDNGTKINSAELKGKVVLINFFATWCPPCQKELASVQQTLWPKYKDNDKFVMLVIGREHSDKELATYNEKKGFTFPLYPDKSRAIFGAFAKSLIPRSYLIGKDGKVIYAGKGYTDKEFAELLEKIETAL, from the coding sequence ATGAAAAAGATTTTCTTAATGACTATGCTCGCCATGCTTGTGCTAGGGGTAAAAGCACAAGACAGCAACGATGATATCGTGAAAGTAGGAGAGGTGATGCCCTCATTTTCCATTGTGTCGGACAACGGAACCAAGATTAACTCTGCCGAATTAAAAGGAAAAGTGGTGTTGATTAATTTCTTTGCCACCTGGTGCCCTCCTTGTCAGAAGGAGCTTGCATCCGTACAACAAACTCTATGGCCAAAGTACAAAGACAACGATAAATTTGTAATGCTTGTAATTGGACGCGAACATTCGGATAAAGAACTTGCTACCTACAACGAGAAAAAAGGATTTACCTTCCCGTTGTATCCCGATAAAAGCCGGGCCATATTCGGAGCCTTTGCAAAAAGCCTGATACCACGTTCGTACCTTATAGGCAAAGACGGAAAAGTAATTTATGCAGGTAAAGGCTATACAGATAAAGAGTTTGCCGAACTACTTGAAAAGATTGAAACAGCCTTATAA